The following proteins come from a genomic window of Sinorhizobium fredii NGR234:
- a CDS encoding LysR family transcriptional regulator, whose product MGQKQQLDGIDLGSLKVLVLVCDLGSFSAAANRLDVNQSTVSYTVERLRAVFRDPLFLRQGNRMLPTQKCSELTEAARRMLDQLAAFTAEQAFDPSSATGSVTVACNFHERQIVLPEFCARLRRAAPNVRLVVLESAVHGKRQLKQNECDIVLGPIEIFGEAYFRTHLFTDRYVCVMDPGNVLVQAPLSLQAYRSAQHIQVNHNGEWQGLYIAALEAKGVPFEPAVVLPSHDNLDRIIAGSDLVATIPGRLAHGLKEKLSVVEFPLDVPIHIDMYWTARTAQSGLHRWARQLLAEVARSRPDGDGPS is encoded by the coding sequence ATGGGCCAGAAGCAGCAGCTCGACGGGATCGATCTCGGCAGCCTCAAGGTGCTCGTGCTGGTTTGCGATCTCGGCTCGTTTTCTGCGGCTGCGAACCGCCTCGACGTCAATCAGTCGACGGTGAGCTACACGGTGGAGCGGCTGAGGGCGGTATTCCGCGACCCTTTGTTCCTCAGGCAGGGCAACCGCATGCTGCCGACGCAAAAGTGCTCGGAACTGACCGAGGCAGCCCGCCGCATGCTCGATCAACTTGCCGCCTTCACGGCCGAACAGGCTTTCGATCCGAGCTCGGCGACGGGGTCGGTCACGGTCGCCTGCAATTTCCACGAACGGCAGATCGTCCTGCCGGAATTCTGCGCCCGCCTCAGGCGGGCGGCGCCGAATGTTCGGCTCGTCGTGCTCGAGTCCGCCGTGCACGGCAAGCGGCAGTTGAAGCAGAACGAATGCGACATCGTGCTCGGCCCGATCGAGATATTCGGCGAGGCCTATTTCCGCACGCATCTCTTTACCGACCGCTATGTCTGCGTGATGGATCCCGGCAACGTGCTGGTACAGGCGCCGCTCAGCCTCCAGGCCTACCGATCAGCGCAGCACATCCAGGTGAATCACAATGGCGAATGGCAGGGCCTCTATATCGCGGCGCTGGAGGCAAAGGGCGTCCCCTTCGAGCCGGCCGTCGTTCTTCCGAGCCATGACAATCTCGATCGCATCATAGCCGGAAGCGATCTGGTCGCGACCATTCCCGGCCGGCTTGCGCACGGCTTGAAAGAGAAGCTGAGCGTGGTGGAATTTCCGCTCGACGTGCCGATCCATATCGACATGTACTGGACGGCGCGGACCGCCCAGTCCGGCCTGCATCGCTGGGCGAGACAATTGCTCGCCGAGGTCGCCCGGTCGAGGCCGGACGGAGATGGTCCGTCTTAG
- a CDS encoding GntR family transcriptional regulator codes for MNGRKSSGETRAGDVLQRMRLDIISCVLKPGAKLRFESLKDMYAVSFSTLREALSRLVAEGLVVAEGQRGFIVAPLSLADLVDLTDVRVLVEREALRLAIDKGDDRWEAEIIGTYHRMDRLQGRLGHEYYLSEDWSKVHGEFHYALVSACGSPTLLEIRQKLFERAHRYRRMSSQFRPKWREKDVEHRTIMEAVLARDPKRASDLIERHIRETTENVVEHAGHLFSGGLPSSGADVAAE; via the coding sequence ATGAACGGCCGGAAATCATCGGGAGAAACCCGCGCCGGCGACGTGCTGCAGCGCATGCGCCTCGACATCATCTCCTGCGTTCTGAAACCCGGGGCGAAGCTGCGCTTCGAATCGTTGAAGGACATGTATGCGGTCAGTTTTTCGACCTTGCGGGAAGCGCTGTCCCGTCTGGTCGCGGAAGGTCTGGTCGTTGCGGAAGGCCAGCGCGGCTTCATCGTCGCGCCGCTCTCACTGGCTGACCTGGTTGATCTGACCGACGTGCGGGTGCTGGTCGAGCGCGAGGCGCTTCGCCTCGCCATCGATAAGGGCGACGATCGCTGGGAGGCCGAGATCATCGGTACCTATCACCGCATGGACAGGCTGCAGGGCCGTCTCGGCCACGAATATTACCTGTCGGAGGACTGGTCCAAGGTCCATGGCGAATTCCACTATGCGCTCGTTTCGGCTTGCGGTTCGCCCACCCTTTTGGAAATCCGCCAGAAACTCTTCGAGCGCGCCCACCGTTACCGGCGCATGTCCTCGCAGTTTCGGCCGAAATGGCGCGAGAAGGACGTCGAGCATCGCACCATCATGGAAGCTGTTCTGGCGCGCGATCCGAAACGGGCCAGCGATCTGATCGAGCGCCATATCCGCGAAACCACCGAGAACGTGGTTGAGCATGCCGGCCACCTGTTCAGCGGCGGCCTTCCGAGTAGCGGCGCGGACGTGGCCGCCGAATAG
- a CDS encoding YciI family protein, whose protein sequence is MPKYITIGYGDQAGYDRTPQDTREAAHHHDASLKQRGVTMGIAGTPVQVRNPNGAGVLTQTGPYLSSDLPIAGFSIMEAKDLNEAIELASKSPCAVTHGVVEIWPLKEQ, encoded by the coding sequence GTGCCAAAGTACATTACCATCGGCTACGGCGACCAAGCTGGATATGATCGGACGCCGCAGGACACCAGGGAGGCAGCCCATCATCACGATGCGTCACTCAAGCAGCGTGGTGTGACGATGGGAATTGCCGGGACACCCGTTCAAGTGCGAAATCCGAACGGTGCAGGGGTCCTGACCCAAACCGGCCCCTACCTGTCTTCGGACCTGCCTATCGCCGGCTTTTCGATCATGGAAGCGAAGGACCTCAACGAAGCAATCGAACTTGCATCGAAATCGCCATGTGCCGTCACACATGGCGTGGTTGAGATTTGGCCACTCAAGGAACAGTAA
- a CDS encoding Bug family tripartite tricarboxylate transporter substrate binding protein, with protein MRQFLKTAICLAALAGTALYPGVAPASDLELTITAPAGAGGGWDSAARSLQEAMMATGQAKSVQVVNVPGAGGTVGLAQFVGSAKGAADQLLVAGITLVGASISNNSPVDLTQVTPLARLTGDPLVVVVPKDSPIKTIDDLLATIKKDVATTIWVGGSAGGADHILAALITKSAGADPSKINYVAYSGGGEALAAMLGGQATAGVSGYGEWEGQIKSGDLRALAISYPEPIAGIEAKPLKAQGLDIELVNWRGIFAAPGVEGEDLEALKAAVDNTVKSQQWQDIVKARGWTDYYAPSDEFKGFIASETDRVRTILTSIGLAQ; from the coding sequence ATGCGACAATTTCTGAAAACCGCCATCTGCCTGGCTGCATTGGCGGGAACGGCCCTTTATCCCGGCGTCGCGCCCGCCAGTGATCTCGAATTGACCATCACGGCGCCGGCCGGCGCCGGCGGCGGCTGGGATTCGGCCGCGCGCTCGCTGCAGGAGGCAATGATGGCGACGGGCCAGGCGAAAAGCGTCCAGGTCGTCAACGTGCCTGGCGCCGGTGGCACGGTCGGCCTCGCCCAGTTCGTCGGCAGTGCAAAGGGGGCGGCCGATCAGCTACTTGTCGCCGGCATCACCCTCGTCGGTGCGAGCATTTCGAACAATTCGCCGGTCGACCTCACCCAGGTGACGCCGTTGGCGCGTCTGACGGGCGATCCTCTCGTCGTCGTGGTCCCGAAGGACTCGCCGATCAAGACGATCGACGACCTGCTCGCGACGATCAAGAAGGATGTCGCGACCACCATCTGGGTGGGTGGATCGGCCGGCGGGGCCGACCATATCCTGGCGGCGCTGATCACCAAGTCTGCCGGTGCCGATCCGAGCAAGATCAACTATGTCGCCTATTCCGGCGGCGGCGAGGCGCTCGCCGCCATGCTCGGCGGCCAGGCGACGGCCGGCGTCTCCGGCTACGGCGAATGGGAAGGGCAGATCAAGTCGGGCGATCTGCGGGCACTTGCGATTTCCTATCCGGAGCCGATTGCAGGCATCGAGGCAAAGCCGCTGAAGGCCCAGGGTCTCGACATCGAGCTCGTCAACTGGCGCGGCATCTTCGCTGCTCCCGGCGTCGAAGGCGAGGACCTCGAGGCGCTCAAAGCCGCCGTCGACAATACGGTCAAGTCGCAACAGTGGCAGGACATCGTCAAGGCGCGCGGCTGGACCGATTATTATGCCCCGTCCGACGAGTTCAAGGGCTTCATCGCCTCCGAAACCGACCGCGTCCGCACCATCCTGACGTCGATCGGCCTTGCACAGTGA
- a CDS encoding tripartite tricarboxylate transporter TctB family protein, whose protein sequence is MTERSLKLANRPAAAVAMVLFTVAAVTYWDASQMTARATYGMGASAASNFICLFLAVLGVGHLLTAFQTPAIEAEDSDWKAIGWIAIALSGLIGSIFLGAGFILGSTLLFAFTARAFGRKALFVDLAIGAVMGLIIFLLFNKLLSLALPQGPFERLF, encoded by the coding sequence ATGACCGAGAGAAGCTTGAAGCTGGCAAACCGGCCGGCGGCGGCCGTTGCCATGGTGCTGTTTACAGTGGCAGCGGTGACCTATTGGGATGCGAGCCAGATGACCGCCCGCGCCACCTACGGCATGGGCGCCAGTGCCGCCTCCAATTTCATCTGTCTCTTCCTGGCCGTGCTGGGCGTCGGGCATCTGCTTACCGCCTTCCAAACGCCGGCCATTGAGGCTGAAGACTCCGACTGGAAAGCGATCGGCTGGATTGCGATCGCCCTGTCGGGGCTGATCGGCTCGATCTTTCTGGGAGCCGGCTTCATCCTCGGCTCGACCTTGCTGTTCGCGTTCACCGCGCGTGCCTTTGGCCGCAAGGCGCTGTTCGTCGATCTCGCCATCGGCGCCGTCATGGGCCTCATCATTTTTCTGCTGTTCAACAAGCTCCTGAGCCTCGCCTTGCCGCAAGGTCCATTCGAGCGGCTGTTCTAG
- a CDS encoding tripartite tricarboxylate transporter permease: MDAINLLLEGFALAIQPANLIFAAIGVFIGTAVGVLPGIGPALTVALLLPVTFKLDPGGSIIMFAGIYYGGMYGGSTTAILLNTPGESAAVVTALEGNKMARSGRGGPALATAAIGSFVAALVATFALAFLAPPLVKVAVKFAPWDYFGLMLIAFVTVSATFGSSPLRGLTSLAFGLWLGLMGLDQLTGQARLTFGLPQLLDGVEVTTLAVGLFAIGEALHVASRHLYKPEKPIPVKGSIWMTREDWGRSWKAWLRGTAVGFPIGALPAGGTEIPTFLSYTMEKRLSRKPQEFGSGAIEGVAGPEAANNASAAGTLVPLLTLGLPTSATAAVMLAGFQQYNIQPGPLLFTQHADLVWGLVASLFIANVMLLVLNLPLVGLWIKLLRIPLPWLYGGILVFASMGTIAANPSVVELLLLSAFGVVGFLMRRYDYPVAPAVVGLILGPLADNALRRSLQMSLGDPMIFLQHPSSAIMIAIATMALIAPFVFKGLSRFQQDED; the protein is encoded by the coding sequence ATGGACGCAATCAATCTGCTTCTCGAAGGTTTCGCGCTGGCGATCCAGCCGGCCAACCTCATCTTCGCGGCCATCGGCGTATTCATCGGAACGGCCGTCGGCGTGCTGCCGGGCATCGGCCCGGCGCTGACCGTCGCGCTTCTGCTGCCGGTGACGTTCAAGCTCGATCCGGGCGGCTCGATCATCATGTTCGCCGGCATCTATTATGGCGGCATGTATGGCGGCTCCACCACGGCGATCCTGCTGAACACGCCGGGCGAAAGTGCTGCCGTCGTCACCGCGCTCGAAGGCAACAAGATGGCTCGCTCCGGGCGCGGCGGTCCGGCGCTGGCGACGGCCGCGATCGGTTCGTTCGTCGCCGCCTTGGTCGCCACCTTTGCCTTGGCCTTCCTGGCGCCGCCGCTCGTCAAGGTCGCGGTCAAATTCGCGCCGTGGGACTATTTCGGCCTGATGCTGATCGCCTTCGTCACTGTCTCGGCGACCTTCGGTTCGTCGCCGCTGCGCGGTCTTACGAGCCTTGCCTTCGGCCTGTGGCTCGGCCTGATGGGGCTCGACCAGCTGACCGGGCAGGCGCGCCTGACCTTCGGCCTGCCGCAACTGCTCGATGGCGTCGAGGTGACGACGCTCGCGGTCGGCCTGTTCGCAATCGGCGAAGCGCTGCATGTCGCCTCGCGGCACCTCTACAAGCCGGAAAAGCCCATACCCGTCAAAGGCTCGATCTGGATGACCCGGGAAGACTGGGGGCGTTCCTGGAAGGCCTGGCTGCGCGGCACGGCGGTCGGCTTCCCGATCGGCGCATTGCCGGCCGGTGGCACGGAAATTCCGACCTTCCTCAGCTACACGATGGAGAAAAGGCTGAGCCGCAAACCGCAGGAGTTCGGCTCCGGCGCGATCGAGGGCGTCGCCGGCCCGGAGGCGGCCAACAACGCCTCGGCGGCCGGAACGCTGGTTCCGCTCCTGACCCTCGGCCTGCCGACCTCGGCGACCGCCGCCGTCATGCTCGCCGGCTTCCAGCAGTACAACATCCAGCCGGGTCCGCTGCTCTTCACCCAGCACGCCGATCTCGTCTGGGGGCTTGTGGCCAGCCTGTTCATTGCCAATGTGATGCTGCTCGTGCTCAACCTGCCGCTTGTCGGCCTGTGGATAAAGCTCTTGCGCATCCCGCTGCCCTGGCTCTATGGCGGCATCCTGGTCTTCGCCTCGATGGGAACGATCGCCGCCAATCCTTCCGTCGTCGAACTGCTGCTGCTCAGCGCATTCGGCGTGGTCGGCTTCCTGATGCGGCGCTACGATTACCCGGTGGCGCCGGCGGTGGTCGGACTGATCCTTGGCCCCTTGGCCGACAACGCTCTCAGGCGTTCGCTGCAGATGAGCCTCGGCGACCCGATGATCTTCCTGCAGCATCCGAGCTCGGCGATCATGATCGCGATTGCGACCATGGCGCTGATCGCACCCTTCGTGTTCAAGGGACTGTCGCGCTTCCAGCAGGACGAGGATTGA
- a CDS encoding GntR family transcriptional regulator — protein sequence MARQSVSPQITANILDFVKTNQMRAGEHLPCQMLADAFRVSRAPVNAALKKLETMGIVRAEPNRGYFLTMDAAKVETAKPDGEPPHEEEDPLYFRIAEDRLAGKLEERVSENELMRLYDVARSRLLKSLHRIAEEGWMERLPGNGWAFRETLTSRQSYEEGYVFRAVIEQQAMLLPTFRPNEEEFRKARAVQTALGQGGYEIWSRAEIFKANNDFHEMLVACSQNDFFLDAIKRINRLRRLIEYHITIDRSRLPRQTSEHLHILDLVEAGRRTEAAAFLYTHILGASRIKTPQV from the coding sequence ATGGCAAGACAAAGCGTATCCCCGCAGATCACGGCAAATATCCTCGACTTCGTGAAAACGAACCAGATGCGCGCCGGCGAGCACCTGCCTTGCCAAATGCTCGCCGATGCGTTTCGTGTCTCCCGCGCGCCGGTCAACGCCGCATTGAAGAAGCTCGAAACGATGGGGATCGTCCGGGCGGAACCCAATCGCGGCTATTTCCTGACGATGGATGCGGCAAAGGTCGAGACGGCGAAACCCGACGGTGAGCCGCCGCACGAGGAGGAGGATCCGCTCTACTTTCGCATCGCCGAGGACCGCCTCGCCGGCAAGCTCGAGGAACGCGTCAGCGAGAACGAGCTGATGCGGCTCTATGATGTCGCCCGCAGCCGTCTGTTGAAGTCGCTGCATCGGATCGCCGAGGAGGGCTGGATGGAGCGACTGCCGGGCAACGGCTGGGCCTTCCGCGAGACCCTGACATCGCGCCAGAGCTACGAAGAGGGCTATGTCTTCCGTGCGGTCATCGAGCAGCAGGCGATGCTTTTGCCGACGTTCCGGCCGAATGAGGAAGAATTCAGGAAGGCGCGTGCCGTGCAGACGGCGCTTGGGCAGGGCGGTTACGAAATCTGGTCGCGCGCCGAGATCTTCAAGGCCAACAACGATTTTCACGAAATGCTCGTGGCCTGCTCGCAGAACGACTTCTTCCTCGATGCCATCAAGCGGATCAACCGGCTACGCCGCCTGATCGAGTACCACATCACGATCGACCGCAGCCGCCTGCCTCGGCAGACGAGCGAGCACCTGCATATCCTCGATCTGGTCGAGGCGGGACGCAGAACGGAAGCGGCAGCGTTTCTCTATACCCACATCCTGGGCGCGAGCCGGATCAAGACGCCGCAGGTTTAG
- the acnA gene encoding aconitate hydratase AcnA, protein MPATKLAHLGVNGVDHTIIDLPAEAGEALARLPYIHRVLLENALRTAGDDAALAKEAILGWLDRGTSEQEIPFLPNRVLMHDTTCGPALVDIAGMRSALAEAGGDPALLNPVVPVDVSTDHSVGVDFFGQTGSLEKNMEREFERNAERYRFMKWATNTMSGFTAHPPGTGIMHTLNLERLATVATSKLIDGVLWAMPDTLIGTDSHTPMINGIGVLAWGVGGLEAESVFFGMPVTLRVPDVVGVKLTGALKSGVLATDLALTLTEQLRKIDLQDRYVEFFGPGVSTLTAGDRGVVANMTPEFGGNSGYFPIDAQTLKYLEATGRSLTQVAFVEAYARRAGLWFDPQTDPRYTLVVELDLSSVEVSLAGPTRPQDRIAAGATLQAIKPMIEARDQDERTGRPEGGAVAIAAITSCTNTSDPRLVVAAGLMARKARALGLKPPHWVKTSLAPGSPTAERYLRRAGLLEDLEAVGFGIVGYGCTTCIGNSGPLTAPIAAAMEERGIVPVAVLSGNRNFPGRVHPQLEAGFLASPPLVVAFALAGTVKLDILTDPIGTTADGRSITLSMLWPTSAEIDEVLALASSADDFKPAYDAAEASRVWGALDAPTTTLFPWDPRSTYIRRPAFAGFGDGTLLGCYEAHPLLVLGDDITTDHISPAGAIPASGAAGRYLIEHGENPTDLNVFASRRGNWEVMVRGLFTNKTVTNMLGDVPPGSTIHAPSGDILPLLDAARRYRAAGQSVVVVAGERYGMGSSRDWAAKGVSLLGTRAVLALSFERIHRSNLIGMGVLPLRLPAQFGPERLHLEPGDLIAISASPEAILPRSPVAVTIRRKDGSSFSFEASAAIETNVEMRTLRAGGILPYILNDVLNSSGKAKRADGDFQ, encoded by the coding sequence ATGCCCGCGACAAAGCTGGCACATCTCGGCGTCAACGGCGTGGATCATACGATTATCGATCTTCCCGCGGAGGCCGGCGAGGCACTGGCGCGTCTTCCCTACATCCACCGCGTCCTGCTGGAAAACGCGCTGCGCACCGCCGGCGACGATGCCGCGCTGGCGAAAGAGGCGATCCTCGGCTGGCTCGACAGAGGAACCAGCGAGCAGGAGATCCCGTTTCTGCCCAATCGCGTCCTCATGCACGACACCACTTGCGGTCCCGCTCTCGTCGACATTGCCGGCATGCGCTCGGCGCTCGCGGAAGCCGGCGGCGATCCCGCGCTTCTCAATCCGGTGGTTCCGGTGGACGTCTCGACGGATCACTCGGTCGGCGTCGATTTCTTCGGACAGACAGGCTCGCTCGAAAAGAACATGGAGCGCGAGTTCGAGCGCAATGCCGAGCGCTACCGTTTCATGAAATGGGCGACCAACACGATGAGCGGCTTCACGGCGCATCCGCCCGGAACCGGGATCATGCACACGCTCAATCTCGAAAGGCTCGCGACGGTCGCGACGAGCAAGCTTATCGACGGTGTCCTGTGGGCAATGCCGGACACGCTGATCGGCACCGACAGCCACACGCCGATGATCAACGGCATCGGCGTGCTTGCCTGGGGCGTCGGTGGTCTCGAGGCGGAGAGCGTGTTCTTCGGCATGCCTGTGACGCTCCGGGTCCCGGACGTCGTCGGCGTGAAGCTCACCGGCGCGTTGAAGAGTGGCGTGCTGGCAACCGACCTGGCGCTCACCCTGACCGAACAGCTTCGCAAGATCGACCTGCAGGACCGCTATGTCGAATTCTTCGGCCCCGGTGTCTCGACGCTGACCGCCGGCGACCGTGGCGTCGTCGCCAATATGACCCCGGAGTTTGGTGGAAACAGCGGTTACTTCCCGATCGATGCGCAGACGCTCAAGTATCTCGAAGCCACGGGGCGCTCGCTCACGCAGGTCGCGTTCGTCGAAGCCTATGCCAGGCGCGCCGGGCTGTGGTTCGATCCGCAGACGGACCCGCGCTATACGTTGGTCGTCGAGCTCGATCTTTCGAGCGTCGAAGTCAGTCTCGCCGGACCGACACGACCGCAGGACCGCATCGCTGCCGGGGCCACCCTCCAGGCGATCAAGCCGATGATCGAAGCGCGCGACCAAGACGAACGGACGGGCAGGCCGGAGGGCGGCGCGGTGGCGATCGCGGCGATCACCAGCTGCACCAATACTTCCGATCCGCGACTCGTCGTGGCCGCGGGACTGATGGCCCGCAAGGCACGGGCGCTCGGACTGAAGCCGCCCCACTGGGTGAAAACGTCGCTCGCACCCGGCTCGCCGACGGCGGAACGCTACCTTCGCCGCGCCGGGCTACTCGAGGACTTGGAGGCGGTCGGCTTCGGCATCGTCGGCTATGGCTGTACGACCTGCATCGGAAATTCGGGGCCGCTTACCGCGCCGATTGCCGCTGCCATGGAGGAGCGCGGCATCGTGCCGGTCGCGGTGCTGTCGGGCAACCGGAACTTCCCGGGCCGCGTCCACCCGCAGCTCGAAGCAGGCTTTCTCGCCTCGCCGCCGCTGGTCGTCGCCTTCGCGCTCGCCGGTACGGTGAAGCTCGATATCCTGACCGATCCGATCGGAACCACCGCCGACGGCAGGAGTATCACCCTTTCGATGCTGTGGCCGACGAGCGCCGAGATCGACGAGGTGCTGGCGCTTGCATCGAGCGCGGACGATTTCAAGCCGGCCTATGACGCGGCGGAGGCAAGCCGTGTCTGGGGCGCACTCGACGCACCGACCACGACGCTTTTCCCGTGGGATCCGCGATCGACCTATATCCGCAGGCCGGCGTTCGCGGGTTTCGGCGACGGTACCCTGCTCGGCTGCTACGAGGCGCATCCCCTGCTTGTTCTTGGAGACGACATCACCACCGACCACATATCGCCGGCCGGCGCCATTCCGGCAAGCGGCGCGGCCGGCCGATATCTCATCGAGCACGGCGAGAACCCCACGGACCTCAATGTCTTTGCGTCCCGGCGCGGCAATTGGGAGGTGATGGTGCGCGGCCTGTTCACCAACAAGACAGTGACCAACATGCTCGGCGACGTCCCGCCGGGCTCGACCATCCACGCGCCGTCGGGCGATATACTGCCGCTTTTGGACGCGGCGCGGCGCTACCGCGCCGCAGGCCAGTCGGTCGTCGTCGTCGCCGGCGAACGCTACGGCATGGGTTCGTCGCGCGACTGGGCGGCAAAGGGCGTGTCGCTGCTCGGCACCCGTGCCGTGCTGGCCTTGAGCTTCGAGCGTATTCACCGCTCCAACCTGATCGGCATGGGCGTTCTGCCACTGCGTTTGCCGGCGCAGTTCGGTCCCGAGCGGCTGCACCTGGAGCCGGGGGACCTTATCGCTATCTCGGCAAGCCCGGAGGCAATCCTCCCGCGCTCTCCGGTGGCGGTGACGATCCGCAGGAAGGACGGCAGCAGCTTCTCCTTCGAGGCGAGCGCGGCCATCGAAACGAACGTTGAAATGCGCACCCTTCGGGCGGGCGGTATTCTTCCCTACATCCTCAATGACGTTCTGAATTCAAGCGGCAAGGCAAAGCGCGCCGACGGCGACTTCCAATAG
- the kdgD gene encoding 5-dehydro-4-deoxyglucarate dehydratase → MSPDEIKGRIASGLLSFPVTHFHEDFSLNLESYRSHVEWLSGFGAAALFAAGGTGEFFSLSPEEVGEVTRAAKEASGNVPIIAGCGYGTALARETARRAEAAGADGLLLLPHYLMEAPQEGIYRHVKAVCESTGLGVIIYNRANSVANADTVARLAEACPNLIGFKDGTGKVDLVRHVTAKLGSRLCYIGGMPTHELFAEGFNGVGVTTYSSAVFNFVPKLAQRFYKAMRAGDRATMEEILHFFFFPFAALRDREQGYPVSIIKAGVELIGRTPGPVRPPLTDLKPKEKELLWGLIEKAAA, encoded by the coding sequence TTGTCGCCAGATGAGATCAAAGGCCGTATCGCTTCGGGGCTATTGTCGTTTCCGGTCACCCACTTCCACGAAGATTTCAGCCTCAATCTCGAGAGCTATCGCAGCCATGTGGAGTGGCTTTCCGGCTTCGGCGCGGCGGCCCTGTTCGCTGCCGGCGGCACGGGCGAGTTCTTTTCGCTGTCGCCCGAGGAAGTCGGCGAGGTGACCCGCGCCGCAAAGGAAGCCTCGGGGAATGTGCCGATCATTGCCGGCTGCGGCTATGGCACCGCGCTCGCCAGGGAGACGGCCCGCCGGGCCGAAGCGGCCGGCGCCGACGGACTTCTGCTATTACCCCACTATCTGATGGAAGCGCCACAGGAGGGCATCTACCGCCACGTGAAGGCCGTATGCGAATCGACCGGCCTCGGGGTGATCATCTACAACCGGGCGAACTCGGTCGCCAATGCCGATACGGTGGCGCGCCTCGCCGAAGCCTGCCCCAACCTCATCGGATTCAAGGACGGCACCGGCAAGGTCGATCTCGTCCGTCACGTGACGGCAAAGCTCGGCAGCCGGCTCTGCTATATCGGCGGCATGCCCACCCATGAACTCTTTGCCGAGGGCTTCAACGGCGTCGGCGTGACGACCTATTCCTCGGCAGTCTTCAACTTCGTGCCCAAATTGGCGCAGCGCTTCTACAAGGCCATGCGGGCGGGCGATCGCGCGACGATGGAAGAGATCCTGCACTTCTTCTTCTTCCCCTTCGCGGCGTTGCGCGACCGCGAGCAGGGTTATCCGGTTTCGATCATCAAGGCGGGCGTCGAACTGATCGGGCGGACACCGGGGCCGGTGCGTCCGCCGCTGACGGACCTGAAGCCCAAGGAAAAGGAACTCCTCTGGGGCCTGATCGAAAAGGCTGCCGCATAG